The Acidobacteriaceae bacterium nucleotide sequence CCAGAAGAGCGATGTCCTCAGCGCCGCGTTCTATCGCCCGCTGAACCGCAGACCACGCATCGCCGACATGCACCTCACGTACTGCAGCATTGGGTAGCGTTGCAGCCAGCGCAGCCTCGGCAACCACCGGCAACGCAGACTCCGCAATGTGCTCCAGCACCGTAGCTCGGTCTTCCAGTGACTCCATCCCCGTGGCAAGATCGCGCACATAAAGCTGACCGCGACCGGCATCCATCACCGCCAGCCCCGTTGCGCTTCCTTCCCCGAGTACTTCCAGCCGAGAAACGGCAAAGAGCGGAACGTTCCACGCCTCGGCCAACGCCTTCGCGGCAGAAAGCCCCACGCGCACCCCGGTGAACGAACCGGGCCCATTCACGACAGTCACAGCATCCGGTTGCCGAACGCCAGAAAGCACCCCCGACACCGCAGAGAGCAACAGCACGGAGGCGCTTCGATCTGCCAAGACACTCTTCGCCACGAGCAGCCCTGCTCGAAAAAGCGCCACGCTTCCCGCTGCACCACAGGTATCGATCAGCAGGACGGTCTCGATTGTTTTGCCTTCACTCTGTGCCATCTCTCTAAGAGTAGCTCCAGGCACAGAATTTGACTCTTACATAGCTCGCCTGATACACATCCTCACGCAGCAGAAATCTTCATTTTTCCGAGGACTAAATCGTTTTATGAAATCACTAGTCACGTTCGCAACCGCAGCATTTCTTCTCTCTGCTACCACCCTGGCAGTGAGTGCCCAGAGCGTTCATAACAACTGGCGTGCGGAGCATTCGCGCGATAAGGTGTCGAGCACCAATGTCACAATCGACGAGTCACGCGGCCTTGACTCCACAGGGACACCCGCCAAAGCGGTTTGGGTTCGCGACTTCCCTACTGCCGGCACGTACCTCTTCAAGATCAAGTACACGCCCATTGCTGGTCGCGAGGTGAAACTGACCGTTAACGGCAAGATTGTCGGCACAAAAGGCATGAATGCCAAGCCTTCGGCCACGCCAGAGATGGATTGTGAGAAGGCATCGTGGCGGCCGCTGGGGGATGTGAAGTTTACGGCCGGGGCGAACACCATCGTGATGGAACCAGTCGCCGTGGACGGTAAGTTGCCGCATGTCTGTCAGTTCGATGCAGAGCTCGAATAGTTCGCGCAGCTCAAAAACTGCCTTTGGAGGCCAAATACCGAGGGCTTATTCGGTCTTTTTTGCATCCAAAGAGCATGATTGAAACGATTCAGGTTGGCGACAAATCTGTGCGCCTGGAAGTACACCTCCCCGAGAAGGTGAATGAGACGACTCCAGCCATTCTTCTGCTGCATGGCTCGGGCGGAAACGTCGGTTGGTGGCTGGAGCGGATTGCCCCTCAGGTTACGGCGGCCGGGATCGCCCTCTTCGCGCCTCACTACTTCGACCGCACCGACTCCGTCCGGCCGGACTACGAAACCATCATGGATGGCTTGCACGTCCCATTGTGGATCGAAGCTGTGCGAGCGAGCCTGGAGCACGTTGCGGCGAAGCCTGAGATCGATGCAAGCAGGGTGGCGCTGGTTGGCGTCTCGCTGGGGGCGTTTCTTTCGCTGGGGCTTGCGGCGATGCTTTCAGCCTCGCCGCAAGAGCCGGAGCGCAAGAGGATTCGCTGCGTCGTTGACCTCTCAGGCGGCCTGATCGAGCCGTTCCGGGATCAGGCCACGAAGGCGTTTCCGCCGACGCTTGTTGTTCATGGAGAAGCGGACGACGTGGTCAACGTTCGTGATGCTCATGCTCTGATCGCTCGGCTGGAAGAGTTGGGTGTGGAGCACGAAACGATGCTGCTGCCTGGCGAAGGACACTGGTTCTCGGATGCTGCCCAGATTCCACTCTTCCTGCGGCTTGCAAGCTTCGTCAGCAAACATCTGAAGCCGTGACGAGCGGCAAAAAGAAAGGCCCTGCCGGGATGGGCAGGGCCTTTTCTTCTTGCTTGCTTATTCGACGCCAGCGAGGACTTCTTCCCGCACTTCCTCATCCTTGGCAGCTTCGCGCAAGGTCTTGGGCAGTGCGACATCGAGGACGTCCTCGATGCGAGAGGCGTAGTGAATCGTTACGCCTTCCACCTGGTCGGCCGTGAGGTCTTCCTCCACGTTGGCTTTCACGTCAATCGGAAGAATCACGTCGCGAACGCCTGCACGCTTGGCGGCAAGGAACTTCTCCTTGATGCCACCGACCGGCAGCACGTTTCCGCTCAGCGTGATCTCGCCCGTCATCGCCAGCAGAGGACGCACCGGACGATCGGTGAGCAGCGAGATGAGCGCTGTCGCCATGGTCACACCGGCAGAGGGGCCGTCCTTGGGGATGGCGCCTGCCGGGACGTGGACGTGGATGTCCAGTTCCTTCAGTACATCCTCATCGAGACCAAGCTGCGCTGCGTTGGAACGAATCCACGTATGCGCCGCCTGTACCGACTCCTTCATCACGTCGCCAAGCTGGCCGGTCATGGAGAAGTGTCCCTTGCCCTTCATCTTGTTGGCTTCGATGAACAGAACATCGCCGCCTACAGGAGTCCATGCAAGTCCCACAGCAACACCGGGACGCTTTGTGCGTTCCGCAATCTCTGTATCCACGCGGACCTTGATGCCGCCCAGGAACTCGCGGATAACGTCCGTGGTGACGACGAACTTCTCGCCTTCCGGCAGAGTGCCTTCGGCGACCTTGCGAGCTGTTTTTCTCGCAACGGTTCCGACAAGCTGCTCCAGACGACGCACACCGGCTTCGCGGGTGTAGTGCCGTGCAATCTGGCTTACGCTCTCTCGCGGAATCTCGATCTGCTCAGGCGTCAGGCCGTTTTCCTTCACCTGACGCGGAACCAGGTACGTCTCCGCAATGTTCGTCTTCTCTTCCTCGGTGTAGCCGGAGAGTTCGATAATCTCCATGCGGTCAAGCAACGGCGCAGGAATGGTATCGAGCTGGTTGGCGGTGCAGATGAAGAGCACCTTCGACAGATCGAACGGCTGATCGAGGTAGTTGTCGCGGAAGGTGGAGTTCTGCTCCGGGTCTAACGTCTCCAGCAACGCGCTTGCCGGGTCGCCACGGAAGTCGCGGCCGAGCTTGTCGATCTCATCCAGCATGAAAACCGGGTCGTTTACCTCCACACGCTTCAGGTGCTGAATGATCTGCCCCGGAAGAGCGCCGATGTAGGTACGGCGATGTCCGCGAATCTCGGCCTCGTCGTGCATACCGCCCAGCGAGATGCGTGAGAACTTGCGGCCAAGCGCCTTGGCGATCGAACGGCCAAGCGAGGTCTTACCCACGCCCGGAGGTCCGACAAAGCAGAGGATCGGTCCCTTCATGTCCGGCTTCAAGCGACGAACGCTCAGGTAGTCGAGGATGCGGTCCTTCACCTTCGTCAGGCCGTAGTGATCGGCGTCAAGCACTTCCTGCGCCTTGCGAATGTCCACGGCTTCCGCAGTCGACTTCGCCCACGGGAGGACGGCGAGCCACTCGACGTAGTTACGCGTCAGCGAGTAGTCCGCAGCCGCAGGGTTCATGCGGCTGAGACGGTTCAGCTCCTTCAGAGCGTCCTTCTTGGTGTCCTCGGGCATTCCGGCGGCTTCGATCTTGTCGCGCAGGTCCTGAACGTCCTTCTGGGTCTCGTCCTGATCACCGAGCTCCTTCTGGATAGCCTTCATCTGCTCGCGCAGGTAGAAGTCACGCTGCGACTGCTGGACGGAGTCCTGCACCTCGCTCTGGATCTTGTTGCGAAGCTGCTGAACCTCAATCTCCTTGGCGAGTTGAGCATTCACCTTGTCCAGGCGCACTTTTACGTCCGCCGTCTCGAGCAGGTCCTGCTTGTCGGCGGTGGAGAGGAACGGCAGGCTGGAGGCGACAAAGTCGGCGAGGCGGTTCGGTTCTTCGATGTTGATCGCGATGGTCTGCAGATCGTCCGAAAGCGTCGAAGAGGAGCCAACGATTTCTTGAAACTGGCCAACAACGTTCCGCTGCAAGGCCTCATACTCTGGCGACTCCGAGGTTTCTAGGTCTTCGAGCGGCTCAAACTCAGCCATGAGGAACGGCTGTGTCTGGGTGAACGCGCCGACCTTCACGCGCTCGGTGCCTTCGGTGAAGACAAAGAGGCTCTGGTTCGGCATCTTTACGACTTTGTGAACGGTCGCACGCGTACCGACGACGTGCAGATCGTTGCCGTCGGGAGCGTCCAGACGAGCGTCTTTCTGGGCAACGACGAGGATGGTCTTGTCCTCTCCCAGTGACTGGATGAGCTGAATGGAGCTCTCACGGCCGACCGTAAGAGGCAACACAGCATGGGGGAAAAGAACCGTATCCCTAACAGGAAGAACAGGATACGACTTTCCCTTTGAGCCTTCGCCCTGGGCTTTTTCACCTTGCGGCCGGATTACGCTTACAAATTCACTTGCCATGGTTGAGTGTCCCTCTATCAACTTTCATGCTTAGGATGCACTAGCACCGCCCTTGGTCGCAAATTTGCAGCCGAAATAGATGGCATAGCCGTGTGGTTCGGGCCCGCACGGGTCGGGCTCCGGGTTCCGGTTCTGGGTTCTAAGATGTCATCGGCCATTCCGGCAGCATCCTGAATCGAAAAAGAATTCTGCTGATAACAGTACGCAGGAGGGAGTGCAGCGGTTCAGAGGCGCGGCGGCGGTTGTGATCGAGAGGCCGATTCGCTCGCAGCCGTCGCTATTTCCGACGCATCCCCTGAGCGCAGGGCACCATCCTAACGAGCATCCTTTGCTGTCTCTTGCAGCAATTTCTCTGACACTCTTCCGTTTTCTGGAGGTATACCTCTCCTTATGGCAGCCGCAGCCCAAGCCGCGCCCGCAGATGAGTCCGCGAAGGCAGCCCAGGGAGTTAATCCCTGGCTGATCGCGGCTTCTGTCATGCTGGCCACCTTTATGGAGGTGCTGGACACCTCGATTGCTTCTGTGGCGCTGCCGTATATTGCCGGCTCGCTTTCAGCCTCGAACGACGAAGCGACGTGGGTGCTGACCAGCTATCTGGTAGCGAACGCTGTGATTCTGCCGGCGTCGAACTGGTTTTCGCTGCGCTTTGGCCGCAAGCGCTTCCTGATGAGTTGCGTGGCCATCTTCACGATCGCGAGCTTTGCCTGTGGAGCGGCTCCGACGCTGGGTCTGATGCTGCTGGCGCGTGTGGTGCAGGGTGCGGGTGGAGGCGCGTTGCAACCACTGTCGCAGGCAATTCTGTTGGAGAGCTTCCCACCTGCGAAACGAGGCGCGGCGATGGCGGTCTTCGCCTTCGGCGTGGTCGTTGCGCCGGTGCTGGGGCCGACGCTGGGAGGCTGGCTGACGGACAACTACTCCTGGCGCTACGCGTTCTACATCAACATCCCGATTGGGCTGCTGGCGCTGTACATGATCAACCGGTACGTTCATGACCCGTCGTACATCTCTGAGGCGAAGGTGTCGAAGTTCGACAAGATCGGCTTCTTTACGTTGCTGGTGTGGACGGGCAGCCTGCAGATCATTCTGGACAAGGGACAGGAGGATGACTGGTTTGGAGCGACGTGGATTCGCTGGGCCGCAGTGGCGCTGGTGATAAGCCTGGTCTGGTTCATCTACCGCTCGTGGTTCCAGAAGGACACGCTAGTGGACCTGAAGGTGCTGAAGAACCGAAACTTTCTTGTGGGGTCGGTACTGATCTTTATGTTCGGCATCGGGATCTACTCCACGGTGACGGTGCTGCCGCTGTTCTACCAGGAACTGCTGGGGTACACGGCGTTCACGGCGGGGCTGGTGGTGGCGCCGCGCGGGCTGGGCGCGATCTGCGGGATGCCGGTCATCGGCTACCTTTCGAGCAAGGTTGATCCGCGGTACCTGCTGACGTTTGGCTTTGCCACGTTTGGCCTGACGACGCTGTACTTCGGCAACGTGACGCTGGGCATTTCGCCGACGACGCTTTTTC carries:
- the tsaB gene encoding tRNA (adenosine(37)-N6)-threonylcarbamoyltransferase complex dimerization subunit type 1 TsaB, with the protein product MAQSEGKTIETVLLIDTCGAAGSVALFRAGLLVAKSVLADRSASVLLLSAVSGVLSGVRQPDAVTVVNGPGSFTGVRVGLSAAKALAEAWNVPLFAVSRLEVLGEGSATGLAVMDAGRGQLYVRDLATGMESLEDRATVLEHIAESALPVVAEAALAATLPNAAVREVHVGDAWSAVQRAIERGAEDIALLDANYVRSESDIYGARKSA
- the lon gene encoding endopeptidase La, with the protein product MASEFVSVIRPQGEKAQGEGSKGKSYPVLPVRDTVLFPHAVLPLTVGRESSIQLIQSLGEDKTILVVAQKDARLDAPDGNDLHVVGTRATVHKVVKMPNQSLFVFTEGTERVKVGAFTQTQPFLMAEFEPLEDLETSESPEYEALQRNVVGQFQEIVGSSSTLSDDLQTIAINIEEPNRLADFVASSLPFLSTADKQDLLETADVKVRLDKVNAQLAKEIEVQQLRNKIQSEVQDSVQQSQRDFYLREQMKAIQKELGDQDETQKDVQDLRDKIEAAGMPEDTKKDALKELNRLSRMNPAAADYSLTRNYVEWLAVLPWAKSTAEAVDIRKAQEVLDADHYGLTKVKDRILDYLSVRRLKPDMKGPILCFVGPPGVGKTSLGRSIAKALGRKFSRISLGGMHDEAEIRGHRRTYIGALPGQIIQHLKRVEVNDPVFMLDEIDKLGRDFRGDPASALLETLDPEQNSTFRDNYLDQPFDLSKVLFICTANQLDTIPAPLLDRMEIIELSGYTEEEKTNIAETYLVPRQVKENGLTPEQIEIPRESVSQIARHYTREAGVRRLEQLVGTVARKTARKVAEGTLPEGEKFVVTTDVIREFLGGIKVRVDTEIAERTKRPGVAVGLAWTPVGGDVLFIEANKMKGKGHFSMTGQLGDVMKESVQAAHTWIRSNAAQLGLDEDVLKELDIHVHVPAGAIPKDGPSAGVTMATALISLLTDRPVRPLLAMTGEITLSGNVLPVGGIKEKFLAAKRAGVRDVILPIDVKANVEEDLTADQVEGVTIHYASRIEDVLDVALPKTLREAAKDEEVREEVLAGVE
- a CDS encoding DHA2 family efflux MFS transporter permease subunit codes for the protein MAAAAQAAPADESAKAAQGVNPWLIAASVMLATFMEVLDTSIASVALPYIAGSLSASNDEATWVLTSYLVANAVILPASNWFSLRFGRKRFLMSCVAIFTIASFACGAAPTLGLMLLARVVQGAGGGALQPLSQAILLESFPPAKRGAAMAVFAFGVVVAPVLGPTLGGWLTDNYSWRYAFYINIPIGLLALYMINRYVHDPSYISEAKVSKFDKIGFFTLLVWTGSLQIILDKGQEDDWFGATWIRWAAVALVISLVWFIYRSWFQKDTLVDLKVLKNRNFLVGSVLIFMFGIGIYSTVTVLPLFYQELLGYTAFTAGLVVAPRGLGAICGMPVIGYLSSKVDPRYLLTFGFATFGLTTLYFGNVTLGISPTTLFLPILITGFGLSFIFVPISTAAYGTLTNEQIGNASGLFNLMRNVGGSIGISIATTLLTRRAAVHQNEILNTSPGGIAGQGGSTAVGSAAFGQSQSAMTGYFGHSNSLAPAQAQLYQELVKQASLWSFVDVFRWLSILCFICIVFVWLFKKVKPGKAPAGAH
- a CDS encoding prolyl oligopeptidase family serine peptidase — its product is MIETIQVGDKSVRLEVHLPEKVNETTPAILLLHGSGGNVGWWLERIAPQVTAAGIALFAPHYFDRTDSVRPDYETIMDGLHVPLWIEAVRASLEHVAAKPEIDASRVALVGVSLGAFLSLGLAAMLSASPQEPERKRIRCVVDLSGGLIEPFRDQATKAFPPTLVVHGEADDVVNVRDAHALIARLEELGVEHETMLLPGEGHWFSDAAQIPLFLRLASFVSKHLKP